In Meles meles chromosome 2, mMelMel3.1 paternal haplotype, whole genome shotgun sequence, the sequence TTGGCTCCGTGTCTGTGAAGAACAGGCGATAAATGTCATTATTACTATTAGGATCATTAAAAGTAGCAGCAGGTTTCGACTCCGAATGTGAGCCCTGGGAGGACCTTCAGAATCATCTAGTCGATTTCCTCACTGCACAAACGGAGACACTCAGGTCCGAGGCGTTTGTAAATTGGCCAAGTTTCAAGAAATACTCAGAGGCAGAGCCAAGACTTGACTAATCGATTGGAAGTCTCTGCTGTCTCCAAGTGGACTTCATGTATGGATCTGGAACTCGTAAGAACAGAAGTGGTACGTGAATTCGGGAACACAGTCAAAGTAACTTTAGTAGGGGCATGGTGAGCGCGCAGAGaatgggaaaagaggaaaaagggacAAGAGCTAGCAAAGCAAACTCAAAGTGGGTCAGGGAGATCAGAGAAGAACCAGAGGAGAGTAATGGAGCCAAGACAGGGAttgcaaagggaaaaaatggtcTAGTGAGTCAAATACTCCACAGAGTTGCGGAAAGATTCCGACTCGGGTGTAAAGTGCTGCGTCTGAAGTCACCTTGATTTGCACATCGGTTCCACCAACCAAATTCTGAGATTTGGCTTTCCCACATGTAAAATCAGGATGTATTTAGAAAATCTGCTGACTCCTCTAACAAATCCAAATCCGTACCTTCTAAAGTTGGCCATGGGAGGAGACTTTCCACTTGGGGAGGGGAAGAGTCCAGACCCTGAAATTAACGTCACTCCTGTGTCTTTCGTACTCATGTCTGCTGTAACCACAACCGGCAGACAaggcggcggggtgggggcagtTGGGGGACAAAACATGGATTTTGTCTCTTTGCCACAGTGTGGCTGAGACAGGTTCTAATATTAAGATACTGTTTAGGACCGGACCCCTAATGTTGGCGGCTGGTCATGgaactctgtttctctttctagaGCCGGCGAcacagggagggaaagagagagggtggcGGGGCGCCCTGGTTTACTCTCAGTGCCTTTGTAAGGTTCACTTTCGCTCCGGTTTCACCAGGAGCTCTCCCTACCCACCCGGATGATTGACACTGGGCAGCCCCGCCTTCCTGGATGCAGATCCCATTCGACATCCCCAGTAGAGGTTTGGACTGAAGACAGAACAAACACATAGAACACATCCTACAAGCAACACAATCACATGATCAGCGAGGACAGCTGCTTTCTGCAAGGTAACGGTCCCTGTCCTACACTCTCCCCACACTCGTTCTGAGGATCGGATAGAGGAGAGCGATCTGGAATGTGGCACGCCTCTGTGATCACGGTGCCACACAGCTGAGTGTATCTGCTGATGAGCAGAGCGAGTCCTCCCGGTGAGATGCCCTCCGTGTTACTCACACCACAACGCCGGGCGTTTCCCAAGATGATCTTGGTGTCCTCTCTATCCTAGATGACTTCAGGGTCTCACTTGGCACCCCCGCATGGTTCCCCGATGTTTACAGTGCTCTCCTTTCCACGATGCTACATCCCCCTGGTCACACTCTGAATCACATCCTCAACGTGACTCCATTTTTGAAACCTTCAGCCCCAAGACGTAAGAGTATTTGATGTTCCGCTCACACTAGCCCAACCTTCTAGCTCTCATAGTCACTACTCCCATGGTACCTGCTTTTCGACCCCACCAAGACTTCCTCAAACCTTTCCTCCCCATCTCTTAGCCCTGCAGTTAATGTAAcagtttttgggggggggggttcccctttctactcTCAACAGGACAAGTAGCTCTCTGCCCTGTCCTGCTCCAGGGACGCTCTCCAGCTGAACTCTGGACTCTCGCCGCACACCCAACTCCTAATTTATCAATTATTTACTCTCTCCTCTGGGTCTTCAACTTATCTTTTCCTGGCGGTTTTCCCTAAGCACACAGACTTGATCATTATCTCTTGAAACGGCCAGCACCAACCAACCAACCTTAGATCACATGACCTGACATTCTCCGGGTCAGAGGTCTCTCCTGCCTTTCGTGGCCACGTCTGGTGCCCAGTGTCACCTGCACGCTCTTCCCCCCTCTGAAGCCTAACTTCCGTCCCCACCACACTCCGAAACCCCTCCACACCAGGCTCCAGTGGCCTAACAGGCCAGGGTCACATTTCCCTTATCAAAGTTGGCATCATCTCTAGAaagctcttccttctgcttctgtcaCACCCACTCACTGGGgctcctcttcccctccagcgGCTCCTTCTAAGTCTCCCAACAaggctcttttcctctttctctttggtAATGAGGATCCACCCTCCACCTCCAGGCCTTTCCGCTGCCTGTGTGCTCTCCAAGCAATTTTGTCACGGCCTAGGGCTCCGATGGTCATTTACATATGCTAATCTCAGACATTCCTGGGACCTCAAACCTTATCTTGGTTTCTGGATATTCCTGTTTTCGTGGCCTATAGGCACCTCAACCTGAACAGGCACTGAACCAAATTTATCATCTTCCCCGTTTCCAAAACTGACTCCTCTGTGCTTTCTATCCATGTAGATGATAACCAACATCCATCCAGTGACTCAGGCTAACTGCAGGACAGAAGCCAAGCtgttcccctccctccccgcacccCAGCTCCTCTGGCTCCAAATCCTGCTGAATTTACCTACCCGCTGTCTCTTCAATCCATCTGTTCACCTCCCTTTTTTGACACACTGAAGTCAGACCTTTAGCAATCCTTTTCTGGATCATCTCAGTAATTTCTGGACTATTCTCCTAGCTGGGAAGGCCGTCTCTCTCCTCCACTCTAAAGATTTGatagtgtttctttctttgtcactGTTActcatttatgtcttctttttctttagtgtctggttttttttagatttttatttatttatttatgtatttgagagagagagagagagaacagagggaatggcagagggagaaggagaagcaggtaccccactgagcagggagaccaacacacagggctcaaccccaggaccctgggatcatgacccgagccaaaggcagacacttaaccaactcggccacccaggtgcccctttattgtCTTTTTCAAACTAAAATGTAATATACTCTCATTGTGAAATAGCCAAAAGCTTTGTAaggttattaagaaaaaaagtcaccCCCAGTTCAGTCCTCAAATCCTACTCCcaaagaaacttctttttttccccaaaaatatGATATTAAAcatgctgtttttcttcttttttatttattgatttatttatttagagagagcgtgcacacgtgtgcatgcacgcaagcaggggaaggggcagagagagacggagagagacaatctccagCAGAGTCTGATCtcggagcccatgtggggctcaatcccaccaccctgagatcatgagctgaaatcaagaactcGAGgctcaactgagctacccaggtgcctctgtattTCTTCTACCTTAAgaggcaacccccccccccaatatttaCCAATATTTAACATCTCAGAAACCAAAATGTATCCTACAATCCACGGGTACTATTTTTGCTTGTTAATGTGGGTCATGATTCCAAACCAGCACTGCCTCCGGGATGATCTTTCTAAAGTATGAATAGGGTCAGGTCACCACCTTCCCCACAATTCTTCaaagcctgccccccaccccgccccatgcTCCAGGCCCTCATTTTCTGATTCTGCCCTGCTTTCCCAGTCTCCTTTCCAGCCTGTCCACACACACCGTCTTCCTTTAAAGCCAAGTGGTTCTATTCGCAGTTGGTTCCCCAAATATGCCACGCTGAGCCAAATCTTTGTGCTTTTGCACAATatttcctctgccttttcctcaTCCCTTCTACGCAAAATTGCCTCTTACTGGAAAACTGCCCCAATCGCCCAGGCTAAGCCTCGGTCCCTCCGGTGTGCACCACCCCTCCGCTTCTCCAGCATCTGGTGCACATCTCCGGTAAGTCACTTAAAACAGGTTCATGCCAGCTCTCTTGTTTGTTGTTCCCAATGCACAGTGAGCTCACGAGCAAGCTTTCTTCTTTAGATCCATTTCTAAGTAGTGCCAGAACAGCATGGCTGCTCCATagatatttttggaaataatgaaCTTTACATAAGAGAGGCATAAAGTGGTCCCTGAAGTAAGGGGAAGAACATTCTACTTTACCATCCTATAACCTGGgacaagagagagaaacaggagaagGTCTGGGAGCTAAACCCTTGTGCAACCAGGAATCTAAAgcaatgggatttttttcttctttttccctgcttctgctcctcaGACCTACTCATTCCACCCTTACTTAACTAAAGATGATCTGATTCCAGCAACCATGCCTCGATGAGCCCTTTGTTCCTCCCAGTCCTTTTAAGTGCCCCAAGACCTCCTTTTAACCAGAAGTTTTGAAAAATACCAAAGGGGGCAGAGAGGTTCTTTCCATTTGCTCCTCCAAAATACCCACCTGAATTTTCCATTTGGAATCCCTCCTGCCCTACGTGTGGACACTCTCGGTCCCATCAGGGCTCCACACCAGGAAATAAACACGAAAGGCAGctaaaatttaatacaaaatgtttattttaacaaCCATCCTAAAAGCTTGACATTAATGTTTCTCTTCAGTGAAAACCACTACCCCCCCGTCTCAACCCAGTACTGGTTTTGAATTACAGAAAATCCCTAAAGTAGACAAAAATGTTTCCCAGTCCTTCGTTCTGACCTAGATAATTTAAAGCCAAGGATTCCAATTCATTCTTGGAAAACTACCAGGGGACTACTGGGGACTTAAGATGAAGGTCAGCGAACGTGGCTTCTGTGGCAGTCACTAAGGTTGGTCTTGGTCTTTGTTGACAACTGTCAGACCAATGTACTTTCAATAACCTGCCTTAGCACATAGGACAGGGACTCATTAAACAACCAAAAATAATAGAGcagaagggaaagggggaaagatAATGGGGAGTATAGGAGTGATATGACAGGGCAGGAGAAAATAGAGACTTTACCATAGGGAAGGTAGCCTAGGGGAgggcatggaaccacaaaagtaaagagaaaaaacaatgaaagaatcTTGGGCATGGAAACAGGACTGTCAAACTGGATCTCAACTCAAAGACCTCAACTAAAGAAAGGGCTGACCAAGAAGTGGGCAGATCAgctgagagagaaaagcaggtgtTGGGAAAAGCGCTGCGTCTTGAGGCCAACGTCAGAGACAGCTCTGGGCTACAGACGGACTCGGAATTAGGAAGTTTCCAAACTCCCAATGGAAGAGAATCAAGCGGCCATTGTAAGGTTTGGAGCAGAGCGGTCAAACGAGGCAAGACTGCAAAATGCTTACTACTTCCAAGGTGCCAGAGGGTGGGCATgggaggtgcgggggggggggggggggaacctcaCATTGGGAGAGAAAAGACAAGCCACTCAAGCCAACACAGAAgggaccttgtgaaaatctcttCTGCTCACCAACTCCGGAAGAAATCAGAACGACCGCCAGGAAACAAACACCGTCACTGCATGATTCCTGTCCCTTTAAAGCTGCTGGGGCAATCAGCAGTCAAACCGATTTCTCCTTACCGTGAGGCCATTGCTAGGGAGAAGAAAGGCCGAAGCCAACCGGTAACTTTCAGAGTTTCTCTTCTCGGTACAGTCTTGGGTGCATTTGGTTCTCTGCAGCCCGGGCCCGAGGACCGGCCCCGCGGCGGTCGGGATGAAGAAAGGCTTGTTGGGGATGCACACCGAGTCCCCCGACCTCGACCGTACCGTAGGGAACCCGAAATTCCTAGCCCAGAGCGGTCGGAGAGGCACCTTTCCGGGGCCCGCGGAGTCGCACCTTCCCCACCCAACGCTTGCGCCAGGACTTACGCAGCACCGAGAGGGCCGGCGCGGACCGTCCACGCCTTCGTCTCCTCCGTGGCCGAGACCCCAGGAGCGGCCGGTCGCTCACCTGCCGGGTCTGCCCCGCCCGGGGGGCTGCGCGTTCGGCTCAGCGGGTCGCCGCGTCTCCGGCTCGCCGGCCCCTCGCCTCGCCCCCCGCGCGCCCCCGGCCCGCAGCCGCGCGACTCCGGGCAGACCTCAGAGGGCGGAAGGACAGGCGGAGGCGGGCCGGGCCCTTCCCCCAGGGCCGCGGAGGCGTCGCCAGCGCGCAGGTGAAGCCGCCTCCGACCTATCCCGGCAACTTTCGCGGCGGGGACCGGCGGCGGGAGGCCCGCGGAGCCGCCCTCTGCCACCCGGGCTGCGTGCGGGGGGCCCGACCCGGGGCGCCTCTTCCCGGGGAGCCCGCGCGGCTCTGGGCGCGCTCGGGGGCCGCGAGCAGCGCCGCCCTCCGCGGCTGATGGAGGCGGGTGGCGCCGCCCCGGGCGCAGGTGACACACGACAGGCCGGGGTTTCGGCCGGCCGCGGGGAGCGCAGGAAGGGCGAAGCGCGGACACCTGGGGCCGGGGCGCGCCGACGCGGGGATGGCCCGCGAGCTGAGCCAGGAGGCCCTGCTGGATTTTCTGTGCCAGGCCGGGGGGAGAGTGACCAACGCCGCCCTGCTGAGCCACTTCAAGGGCTTCCTGCGCGACCCCGACGCGCCCCCCGgccagcagcagcgccgccgcgaGCTCTTCAAGGGCTTCGTCAACTCGGTGGCCGCAGTGCGCCAGGACCCCGACGGCACCAAGTTCGTGGTGCTCAAGAGGAGGTACAGGGacctggtgggggaggaggggctgcagCCACCCCGAGACCCGCCCGCGGCAGCCCCTGCCGGGGGGGCTGCGTCCTGCGACCCGCAAGGCGCGCGCGGAGgacagcggcggcggcggcgcgagCAGGAGCCGGAGGAGGAGCGCGCGGGGGCCGCCGCGCAGGCCCCGCGCTCAGGTGGCGGAGGACTCGCGGCCCGACGCGCCCCGGAGGCGGCCCCAGCAGGCGGCGGCCGGGGGGGCGGCTCCGGCCACGGGCCGGGCGCGAGGTGCGCGGCGGCGGAGGCCCGGGGCGGCTGCTGCCGGGAATGCCTGCAGAACGGCCTGGAGGGGCCGCCGGGCGAGCCCGTGCTCGGAGCAGCCCCGGGCCCCAGCCCCGCCGGGGAGCAGCCCGTGCGCGACCCGCCGTCCCGGGATGACCGCGGGGCTCCGGGGCAGCAGCCGCAGGGCGCGTCCGCTGAGCGCGGCCCGGGGTCCGCAGCGCCCTGCTCGCCGCCTGCAGCTGTCGGGGCTGCCGGGAGCCGGGCTTCCCCGCCGGCCCCCCTGTCCCACCCGGTGTCCCCGGGAGACCCGCCGGAGCTGTTGACCCCGGACTCGCTGCACGACTCCACCccgcagcagcagcggcagcgcaCCTGGGAGTGGGTGGCCAGACACCCCCAGACACCCACGGCCCGGGACCGCGGCCCCACTCGAGCCTGGTCGGTGCTGCCGGACAGCTTCCTCCAGCTACCCTCGGGGCTGAGCCTCTGGGCCCGGGAACCCGACTCGGAGCCTCCAAACCCCGCTCTGGCGTCTCCTCCCGTCCTTCCTGCCGTTCCGGAGCCGCGTCCCGAGAGCTCTCCCCGGGCGGTCTTCCGCAGCATTCGCTGTCAGCTGTCCCTCCAAGACCTGGATGACTTTGTGGACCAGGAAAGCCACGGCAGCGAGGAGAGCAGCAGTGGGCCCAGAGAGTCTCCCGGGGGTTCCGAAGAGGGGCGGCGGGTTGCTCCGGGAACCCCAGACTGGAGAAAGCTCAGGAATGCAGTGGGAGGCCTTTCTCCCAAGGAGCCAAGTCCCAGCAAGAGCCTTGAGGTCCTCAGGAGCAGAGGCGACGGTCCCGGCTCTCAGCAGGGCTCAACAGAGGCTAACAGCCTTGCAGGCCACCCCCAGGACTCTTGGCCCTGGCCAGCTCCCAAGTTCAGGAGATCCCTCAGGAGGAGCTCTCAGGCGGGGAGAGTCAAACTGTCTTCTTCCGATGAGGAGCATCTTGAGCAGGACTTGCTGAAAAGGACCCGGCGCCCACCACGGTCCAGGAGACCCTCCAAGGCAGGAGCAGGGCCCAGCCCAAGAGTGGATGCTGCTCTGATACCCAAACCTGCGGGCATCAAGGCCTCTGTTGCTGAGCGGGGTCGGCCGCACACCCCCCGgaccagggctggggaggagtgTATAGCCGTGGTCCCGCACAGGCCTTTGGAGCACAAGTCGTCTGTGGTCCCCCTGGATGCCAGGGAGCACGAATGGATTGTGAAGCTTGCCAGTGGCTCTTGGATTCAGGTGTTGACCTTGTTTTGGGAGGACCCGCAGCTGGCTCTGCACAGAGACTTCCTGACGGGGTACACGGCCTTGCACTGGATGGCCAAACACGGGGACCTCGGGGCGCTTCAGGACTTCGTCTCCAGCACCCGGAAAGCAGGGATTGCGCTTGATGTCAATGTGAAGTCCGGTTGTGGATATACCCCTCTGCACCTTGCAGCCATCCATGGTCACCAGGGGGTCATCAAATTGCTAGTGCAAAGATTGGCCTCCAGGGTGAACATTCGGGACAGCAGCGGGAAGAAGCCATGGCAGTATCTGGCCAGTAACACCTCCGGGGAGATATGGCAGCTCCTGGGAGCCCCTCGGGGCAGGCCCATTTTCCCCGTGTATCCTTTAGTCCAAAGCTCTTCCCCCACCAGGAAGGCCAAGAGCCGGGAAATATCTAGAAATATCACCCGGAAGACTTCCTTTGCCGCACTCCTCAAAAATCAGCACAGCAAATGGAAGTTGGCCAACCAGTATGAGAAATTCCCCAGtccaagggaaagagaagagtacAGTGACTGAGGGGGTCCCCTCTTTGCAACATGCAGCCGCCACATCCCGATCCTTGAGCTGTTCAGTGGGAGAATGCAAGGGCCATAGAAAAGTCGCTGAGGGGTTGGTAAGGGAGAGATCGTGTAAGATGGCCAACTAGTGTTTACCTGCCTGGATTTTGTGTCAGTGCATCCCAGACCGCAGGGGTCAATCAGGCTTAAGGACAGACGCCCAAGTCTTGGGGCCAGCGAAACCTACACATGGGGCAGAGGCAGGTGCTTCAAACCCAGGAGGAATTTCTCCCCTCCCCGCGCCAGCACAGTCCTGGGCACCCGGAgccacgctgttttccaaagcagctgcccCAGGCCTTGGCTACCCGGGGAACAGATATCTAAGAGAGGCAATTTGAGGGACTGATGAAGCTCAGATAAAATCCTTTCTGGCCAGTAGCTCTCCCgcttctgtttgtttggagaaTAAATCTTGGCTGAGAGTAGAAAGCACCAGGTTTGAAATCAGATAgctcctgctttctccttttcccctttttcttccctccttctttcctctttccttccctcactcttccccttcctcccagccctccctctctcccttatttctctccctttctccctccctctttttcttccttcctccttcccttcctccctccctccctccctcccttccttctttcctcccatccttcccaaatcagtgaaaataaaattattactgGAGGCGAGCCCTTGATTAAGAGATTCTTCATCCCTGGCTTCTGCCTGCCTTTGAATGCAGCCTACGATGGCTGATGTATGAGATGACTGGTGCTTGGTTTGGGTCTCTTCTCCACGATCAAAGAAGCGGTGAGGTAGGACCCAGTTGTGACTGACATTCAGGTCctgccttcaaaaaaaaaaatcaacctaagGGAAACTTTCCAAATGTAAAAGCTGTTGGTTCATTTGCATAGTTGCTGAAACCATCTTTCATGGAAACTCCCCGTGTAACAAATGGCAAAATCAGCGTTGGTCATTCTCAGTAGGGTTGAAGGGCCAATGTTCATATTCTGGGGAAGCAATAGGGTTAAGAGGTGAATGCTCCCCCACCAGGAATTTTCTAAGCTGCTAAAAATATGATTCTATTTGCACTCAACTTTATGCCAATTAAGATTAAATATTAGCCTTGAAGCGCTGTATCTGTAACAGGAAGTGTTCCTTTTAATTGCTTGTGTTAGGTCCGTGGAATGAGAGAATGAATGGCTACTCTGTACGTTGCAATAGAATATCAAGATTTcagaatataaatttaaagagggctgaaaaattaaatgtccatacgaaaattgttaattttttatggAATGTTCTCATGTGCTGTGACAATGATGTtgtattttcacagtatttgtgtGTTTCTTCGAGTATTTCCCCCATTAAACTATCAACCCATCTTTATAAGTTACCGTACTTATGCCAATTATTATTCACTTTTTCTTCACAAAATTGTGTTTCAGTgaatgtcaaatatttttctttctttggagttTTACTTAGAATTTTGctgaaataaatatatctctgttctgtgagaaaacaaacacaagatagatatgaaaaataattctaagtGACTTCACCTTCTTGAAACGTAAAAGCTAACAATTCATCTTAACTTAAAGTCTAATGAGATTTGTTGCTGATTTATTTATACCTTATTTTGCTCCCAAGGTGTCTCTTAAAGCTGCTTTGTTTTAGACACAAGCTTTtaaaatgagacagagaaaaaaggCGACACCAGGAATGAGGACAAAGCAAccacaaggcaagaaaaaattaGCAAACTGTCTTGAGCACAAAATTAAGTGCTCCAGAGACTTTCAGAGAGATTTCTTTGGGCTGTGCAAATCAGCGAGGGCTTCCCCGGGGTGGGGAATGTTCGAGTGAATGCTGCTGGCTTTGCAAAGAAACCAGCTTTATTGGTTCTACCGCATTCTTCACATCTGCTTCAGTGTATGATTTGCATAGCCCTGGTGTTGACTGGTGGTTTACTGGTGAGAACACGGTGTGGGTCTCTAGGCGGTTCTCATGAGGATTCAGGTCCCTTTGACCTTTGTCCACACATCATACCGATGACTTTGATCAACTCTCCTACATGGTAAGCACGGGTGTtaggagggggcggggcagaagAAGGTGTTTCGAGCAGAGcaaaatacaaatctgatttGTCATTCTCTTGCTCAAGTCCTGAAGTCCAGGTGAGGAGGGCTGGCCGGCCCAGCCTATTTTTCCAGCCTCCTGACAGCCACTCCCTGCCCCGAAGCCCACGCTCAAGCCACACCAGACCTGCAGGAGTGCTAATGGCCCTACCCTCTCAGTGTCTGTCTAGGTGCCGGAGTCCCTCAGCTTAGAATCCTTTCCACGGTTTAACTGGTGACCTTACCCTTACTTTTCAAGGGACAGATCAACTGTCAAGTGTCTAAGAAGATTCCAGGGTAAATAGCCGCCAA encodes:
- the SOWAHB gene encoding ankyrin repeat domain-containing protein SOWAHB; translated protein: MARELSQEALLDFLCQAGGRVTNAALLSHFKGFLRDPDAPPGQQQRRRELFKGFVNSVAAVRQDPDGTKFVVLKRRYRDLVGEEGLQPPRDPPAAAPAGGAASCDPQGARGGQRRRRREQEPEEERAGAAAQAPRSGGGGLAARRAPEAAPAGGGRGGGSGHGPGARCAAAEARGGCCRECLQNGLEGPPGEPVLGAAPGPSPAGEQPVRDPPSRDDRGAPGQQPQGASAERGPGSAAPCSPPAAVGAAGSRASPPAPLSHPVSPGDPPELLTPDSLHDSTPQQQRQRTWEWVARHPQTPTARDRGPTRAWSVLPDSFLQLPSGLSLWAREPDSEPPNPALASPPVLPAVPEPRPESSPRAVFRSIRCQLSLQDLDDFVDQESHGSEESSSGPRESPGGSEEGRRVAPGTPDWRKLRNAVGGLSPKEPSPSKSLEVLRSRGDGPGSQQGSTEANSLAGHPQDSWPWPAPKFRRSLRRSSQAGRVKLSSSDEEHLEQDLLKRTRRPPRSRRPSKAGAGPSPRVDAALIPKPAGIKASVAERGRPHTPRTRAGEECIAVVPHRPLEHKSSVVPLDAREHEWIVKLASGSWIQVLTLFWEDPQLALHRDFLTGYTALHWMAKHGDLGALQDFVSSTRKAGIALDVNVKSGCGYTPLHLAAIHGHQGVIKLLVQRLASRVNIRDSSGKKPWQYLASNTSGEIWQLLGAPRGRPIFPVYPLVQSSSPTRKAKSREISRNITRKTSFAALLKNQHSKWKLANQYEKFPSPREREEYSD